The Dioscorea cayenensis subsp. rotundata cultivar TDr96_F1 chromosome 16, TDr96_F1_v2_PseudoChromosome.rev07_lg8_w22 25.fasta, whole genome shotgun sequence sequence tatataaaacataatttaataaccgttcaaataaacaattaagagaaatatattaatgatttctttcaaGAAATTCTATTAATTTGTCTTTAGAAGTCACGTCATAAATTTGGGTTACCGGGTTGTCGGTGATAAATCGGATCCAAACCCGCATCCGTTATTCAAATAGAAATGTAGCAATAACTGATGTCAAATTGtcattaaataaaagaaaattattatgtctttataacaatcaaacaaataaatttgtcCTAAATGCAacaataaagaaaactaaaaacattCTGTTCCTCTAtaaagactatatatatatatatatataacatttcacATTGGATGGCAATGTGTCAACAAAGTCCTGTAAATAAATGTCCATATGGTTGTGAAGTTAGAGAAAGAAAACCATAGCAATGTCCTCAAGAGTtgattcaattttgtttttgtttttcttctcatttatgcAATGCATGCATAAAAGATTCGTCACAGGAAATATAAAAACTTGCCGGAGGAAAAACTTAATCCCTCGCCGTGAAAAGGCTCTCGTGCACATTATATGATGATCTTGGAATCGTCGTCTATCATCATTGACTGACTCGGGAGAATTGGCATGAATTAGTCAGTCCTCCGTGCCCGCCCGGCCAACCATACCGGAGAAATGAAGGCCTGTGTCCTCATTCTAAGGTAATCAGAATCTGAAGGATGGGTCCACATCCATCGCCCATGCAAATTTTGCAAGAAGCGATTTGTTGAATATCTAACAACACAAACAACAGAGTCAAGAGAACACTTAAAAGCAGGGAAAAGAAAATTCACAAGGgatgggtaatttttttttattggggcACAAAATTATgatcctttttttcattttagggtccaattttcaatttgaatcaaaatgatcacccaactttaattttattttaccggCTGGTTACTCCGAGAGAATCCAATCTATTTTTAATGATCTGATATTGAAAATTCTCGGTTAGAAAATGAGATAAGATTGCCAACTAGACGGACAATATATCATGTATGTCTTGACAAAAAATTTCCAAtatctatattataaaaaaagccGGAATCTCTTGAATAACCTCCCcgtgaaacaaaattgaagttggatAACCATCTAGaatcaaattgaatttttgacCCTAAAATGAGAAAATGTCATAGTTTGGTGCCCtgcaaaaaaatttaccccacaAGAGACGCGCTTGAAAATATGGTTGGTTCTCTGGAAATTGTTTGAAGTTCATTGCTTTCTAAATAATGACCTCTAAGTAAATGGGGAAATATGAAAGCAAACTGATCTTTTTTATACTTGATAGAAAGAGTATGTCTGACCTTCTCGATGGGAACCTCGTGGCGTTTGCACCATGCAACAGATATTCTAGGATCAAGGTAGTTGATCTTGGAAGTGCCCAGTGCTACTGTCTTCAAGTCCTCTTTAGTCTTTTTATCCAATTCCATCTTCTCTATTTTTGCATCAATTTGAGCAAGTTTTTTTTCTAACCTGTGCATTGACGACTAATATTAGTATAGTGGAACTAAGGTTGGAAGATGTAATAAGTTTATAATTGCAAATACGAAGTTTCTTACACTTCAGAGGACAAGTTCTTCTTCGGTTTCCCTTCAGCATCTTTTAGTGGAGGCTTCCCTTTCCTTGCCCTACTTAAATCCACCTTCAATTCCTCTTGTTGAGCCTAATCACAAGTAATAACATCAAGAGACAGCAATTTAACTTGAccatgattagtgttttgtgaGAAAATATAACAGAATCCAACCTTTAACTCATCTATCTTTTCATTCAGTCGTGTCATCTGAGCATCATGAGACTTTGAGACACTACGTTGATGATTGCATATGATTGCAACCTGCAATAAACAAGAATCAACAACTATAATCATGGGCAACATCATAAGAAACATTGAATCTGACAAATACAACCCCTCTTTGCTTTACCTCTTTGTTTGCTAGTTGATAAACAGCAATCTTTTCAGGAAGTGTTCCATCCTTGGTTTCTCTGTTCAACTATcattacaaacaaaaacaactcaggGAAACAAGCATGTCATCATCTATGTTATATCTATCTCATTGATAGTAAGAAACATACACCAATAAGATACAAAGGTTTGCAGGGAACTTGAATGCAGCAAGCTGATGAATTAATGAACTTGACGAAGAAGAACAATTCTAAAATAAAGTGTCAAACTTGTAATTTAGTATTCTTAGTTGCTTAATATCAGCAAGTTTTTCCATTAGGAACTGCAATGCATTTTTCCTTGAGGGATATGAGGGATTGAACTGGAAGGGAAATGATATACCTGATCTTTGTTGacatttttcttaaacaaaatcATTGTTATGTGAGCGCTTCAATGACAAAATAAATCAGGATAAGGCTACTCTTTCCCACTTGTATTGCAGAGACCAGTTACTCTAAATTAGTTTAAGCAGTAAAGACAAAaccatttcaaaatttttttctgaGATAGTTTGGAAAGCTACTGATCTATAGAAGGCTGAAGAAAATGAGATCGCGTTACTAGATCTTCCAAAATCTAGCAAGGAAAGATAAGGAGAAGTTTGAATCATCTGATCACAAgatgaaaactaaaatttaaatagaagatATTGATGGTAATGCCCTTAGTAAAAGAAGCACCCAGCATCAATGTTACCATGTCATCTAGTGTGATAGAGGCATTGTATGTACGGAAAACTTTAGCAGTGAGACCAGGCATGAGTTCCTTCAGATGGGCATTAAGTTTACTTGTATCAAGCAGGTCAAAGAGATCATCCCCACCAACCTTCTTGCCTCCGCTACTTTTTTTCGctaataaataacataaaatagttAGGACcaaaatattcatttataaGCTGATATAGAAAACGGAATACAATGTACTTACCATTTTGAAAATCCCCAATAGCTTTATAGACAGGTAACTCAACTTCCACAGTGTTGAAATATCTTATAGAATCTTTACCAAGGAAGTCAAACTGGAAATGATGAAAACTGAGATGTAGTCAATGGATGAATACAAGGAATGGGCCaatttatatgttttcattgtttaactccACTCTACCTGTAATTTATTAGGTGGAACTAATGTAACATTTTCGACTTTCAAAGTGCAGCAACCAACAGTATCGGCCTCATCATCATCctatgaatataaataaataaacaattactaTGCAGAACTTCAACATGCAAAGCAGAAGTCTTTTTCTACTTGTGCAGAATGAGAAGATAATGTCTAAAGCCTGCAGCAATAATAATAGGTAATCAAGCAACCCTATCATGAAAACCCAAGCATAGGAAATTATGCAAAAACCGATAACTAAAAGGTCTGAGATCTTAAGAATATCCAAAGTTCGAAACAGTTAAATAAATGTGATTCAGCTCAAAGAAAACTACAAATGACAACAGGTATATCTGTATAGGCTATTCATGGCCCATAGGTAATATAATGCCAACAAATAACCAGCATAGGAGGTATAGATGATGACATCATTTTTCTCATTCACATACATGCTCATATTAAGGACCAGCGATTCTTGCTATTATGATATGAAGGCAATTATCTAGTATACcaaacatgaatatataaacaGAAGTGAAGTTATTTGTACCATTGCAAGAGACTCAAATTAAGCAGTGGCCTACTCCATAATTAGACATctcaaaaagaacaaatttagcCAAATTATCCCAATAACTTAATGTAACCAAGGCACATAAATTCTAAAGCTAAGAACATGTTGACAACTAGATCTTAATTGCTAGAATATGGCAAACGAAACTGGCAAAGGAGTTGAACATAAAATTTCTCAattatcatatattaatatagcTGTTTGTGTTTTAAAGTGATAAAAAGCCAGCAGATTCAAGGAAGTACTGGGCACCAGGGCATGGGGATGCTATATTACTATGTTTGCAGCAACCTGTAATTGGCAGCAGGGTGAATTATAACCTTAAGTATTGTGTCAATATTCAAATGCCAATATCAACAAGTATCTACATGCCTCATAAACATCCATGATTTGCTGAAAGAAACTTAGAGAATCCAATAATACATGAAGAGAAAACCCActacaaacaaattaaattaaattaaattaaattatggtTAGAGCTTTAGTTTGTATGAGATGACCTTTTCATTGCCAGCCCTTAGTGCTAGCTTATCAATGAGGTAAGTGGCCACTGCTATTTGCCTCTTTGTTGCATCTTTGCTATTAAAATCTTTGGTGTAAGTTGCCCGGATACCACGTATGTAGTCCTGCATTAAGTAACACAACTCAGAAATTACTTGGCCAAAAATAAGTAAGATGCATGAATGATCATCATGAATGCATTGAGGAAAGATATAACTGTCCACTGATCACCATCTCTCAAACATTAATGCAATGAAGTTACACTGTGACctacaaaatagaataaatagaTGCTGATGACTACCTTCAGAAGTCTAGCTTTCTCATACTTTTCCTTATCACTTTGACCTTTTAAAGAGCTGCTAGCAGCTAAGAAGACATACTTAAACTCTTTTGGATTGATAGGATCATTCCAAAATGCCAGCCAGGTAACCGtattatcatgttttatttctttccaCCTGCAAAACAATGTAAATGTTTTCAaccttaaaattttaatatctattAATATATAACTGATTGACACAACAACAAGATACATCAAGAAGGGTTTTCTATAAATGGAAATTATAACTAACTCTTTGTATCCTGTACACTACCTTTCACCATGGATTGGGCATTCTGGAACTGGTGCACCTTTCCCTATATTTATTGTAATATCTCTTGGTCGAATGCGTTTCTTCAGCTTCCCCATCTACCCgccaccaaaaataaaaaaataaataataaacaactgTTATCTATACTGTCTGTGCTGAATCTAATCATAAGATCATAtattgcatgatttattatctTCCAGTTCTAATGAATGAATTATTCTTTCCATTATTCCATGTTATCTCATAGCACTGAACCACCTTGGGATGCTCTCCACGACCTCGGAACAGACCTGGTGGTTCAACCCTGAAATTCCCAACCTGGAATGAAAATAGCAGTCAAGTTATTCTTTGTTCATATCAGGAAATAGACAGTTCACAGATACAGCTCAACATCAATGTGTAGCACAAGAAGTAACAGAAGAATACAAAATCATGGAACTACCTTAGAGCGTCataatggcataagaaaacaaaatgcaacCTTATTGATATAAAACCTCATAACCAGAAGTGtcaaataaaatgaatgaatgatggCGAATACAAGAACAGGTCACTCTAGATGGCAAACGATACTATAATGATGgtgaattcaagaaaataagtTACCCTAGATGATGTTCCAACATTGATATCTAGGCTGTTTTCCATTTTACAGAgagttaattttgttttttcaacaaTTCATTATCTTGAGGAGAAAGATTAGGCACCGGCAAATCCAATATGTATTGCCTTCTCCCCAAGGCTGAGACTAGGATTTAAGccattagtattttttttttactgcctCTGCACACACTTTATGAGATTGCTTACATAAAAGCTTAAAATATCACTTTGCACATAACCTGGCAATGTTTGGACACTGAACAGATTGCTATTAAACACTACTTGATTCCCTAACCTAATCAAGATATGAGGCACATGTCCCAAATCCTTCAATTCATATTTTCAGATAGAAACAATTGTTAGCAGGCAAGGCAGGGTTCTTcacatgaaagaaaacaaacttGTAAATATGCATTTGTTTTCCCATACATTGGAAGGGGATATCATTAAAATCTTGTACCTTCACAAAAGAGAAAAAGCAAATTGATAAGCAGACATAAATGAGAAGATAATAAACAATGGGCTTTATGTATGCCATGCAATCAATTGCACATGTAAAATAAGCAGCATAGGAAAACTTAGAATATCGAAAACCTTCAAGGATCTAACCAGGCAATAAGCTGTAACAGCTATTTAATATTGTGAGGTTCCTTAATAGAAGATCAAAGTAATCAATGATGCAAGTTATAAATCAAAAGGACAGTAGTAACCTTCTCTTTCACGCCATCAACAATAGCCCACATGTACTTCTCCTCTTgcttcaatttttcttctttcaggGCCTTCTTTTCCTGCACATGAAAAAGCTTCATGTAAGCATCCTTCtgatgaaaaaaatcatccttCTGACGGAAAAATCTAGTGAATGACACCAACTGAGAGCATTAGAAAGACAAAACTATGCTCCAGAGTAGCATGACTTTTAAGAACCATCAAAGCTTTAAAACAAATATCTACCAAAAGTCAAGACATGCTTCAGTTGTAATAATTCCTTTAAGTGATTTCCTCTTCTCAAAATGATCTGATTCTGATAGAGAAATATGTCAGAAGGAAATACAGATCCATGGTCAAAGAATAAGCTGTAATAGATTTTGACAGATAATACCACACGGAGTGCAGATTAAACTTCTACACATGAAGGGTAAATCTAGAAATGAAACTGAGAAGAAATTGTCTTCGAGTCCTGAGCAAGGAAAATCATATATCCTACCaatcatattattatacatatatcaGCATCGCTTTGTAATTGAAAAAGCAGCTATTAATGTGCAACCTTGAGCTTTGATGCAAGCTTTAAGTGGGGAATTGCTCAAGGCGATCCAAAGTTATGCAGAAAATCTAAATCCCAGTGCATAATCATACTAGTATATTACCTCCTAATCATAAACTAGAATGTGATAAAATGAGTAGTATGACTTACCTCTGAggtcatttgttttttcttttccttctctctgAGATGCCATTCATATAGAGGAGTAAAATCGCATagctcaaattttttaatcacatGGGTTTTCCCAAGTATTTGTCTCCAGTCATTCatgaaattttctataaattttggCTTAGTTGCATAATCTGTATCCTTCATAACAGCAAACATAGTAGCAACCTGCAAACAACAGGCTTCAGAAAAACTAAAACAGATGTTTATAGCTAAATGCCATTTATCAATTTTGGAAAACTAAATAATACAACTTCTCTCCTGCAGTAGAACAAGAGAAGATGGATGATGTTATAATGAACCACCACAATGTGCATCACTGCATCCTATAAACTCACCTCCTCTTGTTCAGGAGTCAAACTGACAGGCTGCCCATTGTACAGCATCTTGATCCCATGAGGCTTGTATGGAGGCGGGAAAATAACACCATTATGTTCCAAGGTTGTCCATTTCTGACCTCCACCAGATCCAGGTGGTACCTTCAAAGATTTTGAGTATTTGGAATTCTTCATTGTCTTTTGAATTTTCTTGCTCCCTTTCTTGAGTGATGAAGGCATTATCTTCTTTACCACTTTCTTTATTGATGGATTATCCGATGTAACTGACTTATTTATTCTCTGTGATATAGGAATGTGGTCgtcttcatcatcatcctctGCTTTCAGTTCTTTTATAATAGACTCATGTTTCACAGTGGCAGGAAAGGTTGCTGAAACTTTTGCCTTCTTAGCCAAAGGATCACCAGAATCATTAACTTCATCAAGCGGTCTCTTGCTTAGATTCTTGTGCAACTTCACTTCACTTTTGGAGTCTCCCTTGACAGAACCATTCTGCCTAACTTTGGAATTCAAAGGCTTCTCATTCGAGGTACTTTCATTTTTGACAGATGAACCACTGCTCCCAGCCTTTGACCCTAGCTTAGAGAGCAGTGTTTTTTCGTTTTCCAAGTCATTAGATTGTTTCTTGATGTCCACATTCATCTTCTCTGTCTGAGATGTCTTGGTTTTTTGAGACTCAAAAGCTTTGGTTGAATGCATAGAACCATCTGTAGAATATTTTGAGCTC is a genomic window containing:
- the LOC120278952 gene encoding DNA topoisomerase 1 beta-like encodes the protein MAVHGCIKPVPHDTSEDDDEPIVFRRTSTATKQNPPSSASKISAQKNDRPLGRSAPGHSMSNGQSSNLLKSNVASSSKPTGRSAAENLNSQSSKSNAPKHSSEQRLASDETNNLAKTYMNDKSGVENSDDSDDDKPLTSRLNTVFMSLQKSDSVNNSCSKSANFGHSDNGRSLSSKYSTDGSMHSTKAFESQKTKTSQTEKMNVDIKKQSNDLENEKTLLSKLGSKAGSSGSSVKNESTSNEKPLNSKVRQNGSVKGDSKSEVKLHKNLSKRPLDEVNDSGDPLAKKAKVSATFPATVKHESIIKELKAEDDDEDDHIPISQRINKSVTSDNPSIKKVVKKIMPSSLKKGSKKIQKTMKNSKYSKSLKVPPGSGGGQKWTTLEHNGVIFPPPYKPHGIKMLYNGQPVSLTPEQEEVATMFAVMKDTDYATKPKFIENFMNDWRQILGKTHVIKKFELCDFTPLYEWHLREKEKKKQMTSEEKKALKEEKLKQEEKYMWAIVDGVKEKVGNFRVEPPGLFRGRGEHPKMGKLKKRIRPRDITINIGKGAPVPECPIHGERWKEIKHDNTVTWLAFWNDPINPKEFKYVFLAASSSLKGQSDKEKYEKARLLKDYIRGIRATYTKDFNSKDATKRQIAVATYLIDKLALRAGNEKDDDEADTVGCCTLKVENVTLVPPNKLQFDFLGKDSIRYFNTVEVELPVYKAIGDFQNAKKSSGGKKVGGDDLFDLLDTSKLNAHLKELMPGLTAKVFRTYNASITLDDMLNRETKDGTLPEKIAVYQLANKEVAIICNHQRSVSKSHDAQMTRLNEKIDELKAQQEELKVDLSRARKGKPPLKDAEGKPKKNLSSEVLEKKLAQIDAKIEKMELDKKTKEDLKTVALGTSKINYLDPRISVAWCKRHEVPIEKIFNKSLLAKFAWAMDVDPSFRF